In Anaerostipes hadrus ATCC 29173 = JCM 17467, a single genomic region encodes these proteins:
- a CDS encoding AAA family ATPase — MGRFVNPDNSAFQAALNSRIYVDKTGLIVCMNEVLDSTDAYICNSRPRRFGKSYAANMLAAYYSKGAESEKMFSDLEIGQSEDFKKHLNKYDVIHIDVQWFLINCEDADNVVPYITRVVLDELREVYPEILRQEVVSLPDALSLVKDKTGRKFIIIIDEWDVLIRDESANKKVQDEYIRFLRGMFKGTEPTKYIQLAYLTGILPIKKEKTQSALNNFREYSMLNAGCLASYIGFTEDEVKALCETYKKDFTEVKRWYDGYQLGKYHVYNPNAVVNLMADGNFQSYWSGTASYDSIVPLINMDFDGLKTAIIEMVSGASVEVDVGSFQNDVENIVNKDDVLTYLIHMGYLAYSSVNRMAFVPNEEIRQELIRATKRKEWNEMLKFQQESEDLLDATLDMDGEIVAAQIEKIHEEYVSAIQYNNENSLSSVLALAYLSAMQYYFKPVREFPTGRGFADFVFIPKTEYRNDYPALVVELKWNKSAVSALQQIKDKKYPDSIQKYAGNVLLVGINYSKKEKKHECMIEEYLKK; from the coding sequence ATGGGCAGATTTGTTAATCCAGATAATAGTGCGTTTCAAGCAGCACTTAATTCCAGAATTTATGTAGATAAAACAGGATTGATCGTATGTATGAATGAAGTTCTGGATTCTACAGATGCGTATATTTGTAATAGCCGCCCAAGACGTTTTGGAAAATCATATGCAGCGAATATGCTTGCAGCATATTACAGTAAGGGAGCAGAATCAGAAAAGATGTTTTCTGATCTTGAGATAGGACAATCAGAAGATTTTAAGAAACATTTGAATAAATATGACGTGATTCATATTGATGTACAATGGTTTTTGATAAATTGCGAAGATGCGGATAATGTTGTGCCATATATCACAAGAGTTGTGCTGGATGAATTGCGTGAAGTTTATCCAGAGATTTTACGTCAAGAAGTGGTATCTTTGCCAGATGCACTTTCTCTGGTTAAGGATAAGACAGGACGGAAATTTATCATTATCATTGATGAATGGGATGTGCTGATCAGAGATGAATCAGCGAACAAAAAGGTGCAGGATGAGTATATCCGATTCCTAAGAGGTATGTTTAAGGGAACAGAACCAACGAAATATATTCAACTTGCTTATCTTACAGGCATCTTGCCGATCAAGAAAGAAAAAACACAATCAGCACTTAACAATTTTCGAGAATATTCCATGTTGAATGCAGGATGTTTAGCTTCTTACATCGGTTTTACAGAAGATGAAGTAAAAGCACTTTGTGAGACATATAAGAAGGATTTTACAGAAGTCAAACGTTGGTATGATGGATATCAGTTAGGAAAATATCATGTCTATAATCCCAATGCAGTTGTAAACTTGATGGCGGATGGAAACTTCCAAAGTTATTGGTCAGGAACAGCTTCTTATGATTCGATTGTTCCATTGATCAATATGGATTTTGATGGATTGAAGACCGCAATTATTGAAATGGTGTCGGGAGCATCTGTTGAAGTAGATGTTGGGTCATTCCAAAATGACGTTGAGAATATTGTAAATAAAGATGACGTTTTAACATATTTGATTCATATGGGATACTTAGCGTATTCAAGTGTTAATAGGATGGCATTTGTACCGAATGAAGAGATAAGACAAGAACTGATTCGTGCAACAAAAAGAAAAGAATGGAATGAAATGCTGAAATTTCAGCAAGAATCAGAGGATTTACTGGATGCAACTTTGGATATGGATGGAGAAATAGTTGCAGCTCAGATTGAGAAGATCCATGAGGAATATGTTTCAGCAATTCAATATAACAATGAAAATTCACTCAGCAGTGTATTGGCATTAGCTTATTTGAGTGCAATGCAGTATTATTTTAAACCGGTCAGGGAATTTCCTACAGGACGTGGGTTCGCAGATTTTGTGTTTATTCCAAAAACAGAATATCGAAATGATTATCCGGCACTTGTTGTGGAATTGAAGTGGAATAAGAGTGCTGTTAGTGCATTGCAACAGATTAAGGATAAAAAATATCCAGATTCTATTCAAAAATATGCAGGTAATGTTTTGCTTGTGGGAATTAATTATAGTAAAAAAGAAAAGAAGCATGAATGTATGATTGAAGAATACTTGAAAAAATAA
- a CDS encoding AAA family ATPase: protein MGNYLNPGNEKFRRMIQSEIYVDKTGMIKYTNSVLDTAQNYVCVSRPRRFGKSMAANMLTAYYSRGCNSKELFGKFEIAKDKDFEKYLNQYNTIFLNMQEFLSRSHNVEELIDRVKKLVIRDLKMEYPEVDYFDDTDLIECMQDIYAQMQYPFVMIIDEWDCIFREYKQDKEAQEKYLDFLRDLLKDKACIYLSYMTGILPIKKYGTHSALNMFDEFSMIDPGPLACYVGFTEQEVKKLCEQYGMDMEEVKNWYDGYSFDGVPSVYSPRSVVNSMRFQKISNYWNQTETFEALQMYIDMNFEHLKDDVLSMIAGESVAVNTESFTNDMATFRTEDDVLTLLIHLGYLAYDDKTKTVKIPNSEIRAEYVNTVSVSDWGSVSKALKDSADTLNAIWQGREEQVSKAIEQAHFETSHIQYNDENALSYTISLALYAARNFYTIHRELAGGKGFADLVFIPKKQFAEKPALVVELKWDQSAEGAIKQIKDKKYFESLEEYQDNLLLIGINYDKKTKEHVCKIEKY from the coding sequence ATGGGAAATTATCTAAATCCAGGGAATGAAAAGTTCAGAAGAATGATTCAGTCTGAAATTTATGTAGATAAGACAGGGATGATAAAATATACGAATTCCGTACTAGATACAGCACAAAACTATGTCTGTGTCAGCCGTCCAAGAAGATTTGGGAAGTCAATGGCTGCGAATATGCTGACAGCTTATTACAGCCGCGGTTGTAATTCAAAAGAATTATTTGGAAAGTTTGAAATTGCAAAAGATAAAGATTTTGAAAAATATCTGAATCAATATAATACCATATTCTTAAATATGCAGGAATTTCTAAGTCGAAGTCATAATGTAGAAGAATTGATCGATCGTGTGAAGAAGCTTGTGATCAGAGATTTGAAAATGGAATATCCAGAAGTTGATTATTTTGACGATACAGATTTGATTGAGTGTATGCAGGATATTTATGCACAAATGCAGTACCCATTTGTTATGATCATTGATGAATGGGATTGCATTTTTAGGGAATATAAACAAGATAAAGAAGCACAGGAAAAATATTTAGATTTTCTACGGGACTTATTAAAAGATAAGGCATGTATTTATCTATCTTACATGACAGGAATTTTACCGATTAAGAAATATGGAACACATTCGGCACTGAATATGTTTGATGAATTTTCCATGATCGACCCGGGACCTTTAGCATGTTATGTCGGGTTTACAGAACAAGAAGTCAAAAAGCTCTGTGAACAATACGGAATGGATATGGAAGAAGTCAAGAACTGGTATGACGGATATTCATTTGATGGAGTACCGTCTGTGTATAGTCCAAGATCAGTTGTAAATAGTATGAGATTTCAAAAGATATCAAATTACTGGAATCAGACAGAGACTTTTGAAGCATTACAGATGTATATTGATATGAATTTTGAGCATCTAAAAGATGATGTTTTAAGTATGATCGCTGGAGAAAGTGTAGCGGTAAATACCGAAAGTTTTACCAATGATATGGCAACTTTCAGAACGGAAGATGATGTGCTGACATTATTGATCCATCTTGGATATCTTGCATATGATGATAAGACGAAAACAGTCAAGATACCAAATAGTGAGATTCGGGCAGAATATGTAAATACAGTTTCAGTATCAGACTGGGGATCTGTTTCAAAAGCACTAAAAGATTCTGCAGATACATTAAATGCAATCTGGCAAGGCAGAGAAGAACAGGTATCGAAAGCCATTGAACAGGCACATTTTGAGACATCACATATCCAGTATAATGATGAAAATGCATTGAGTTATACGATTTCACTCGCATTATATGCAGCAAGGAATTTTTATACCATTCACAGAGAACTGGCAGGTGGAAAAGGATTTGCAGATTTGGTCTTTATTCCGAAAAAACAATTTGCAGAGAAACCGGCATTGGTAGTTGAATTAAAATGGGATCAGAGCGCAGAAGGTGCGATCAAGCAGATCAAAGATAAGAAGTATTTTGAAAGTTTGGAAGAATATCAGGATAATCTGTTGTTGATTGGTATTAATTATGATAAGAAAACAAAAGAACACGTGTGTAAAATAGAGAAATATTAA
- a CDS encoding dicarboxylate/amino acid:cation symporter, translating into MSINTADFAALAVTIVLFAVIYYLDYKKGVDFGLLTLLGTVFGIAVGLGFGNHFTYVEIFGRIYTNVLTALVVPMLLFSIIASITNLSESIHLKKIGGKSIFYLILNTAIASTITVIAAVILKVGDGFAYKVADGYQKVEVPSVVDTIVNLFPSNFATNWSEGQIIPIVVFAIIIALSYNAISKENESVKPFKAFIDAGNQVIGQAIDWIIGFTPYAVLSFLARAVGRSSVTELLPLLSTLVLSYILCAVQAFGVEGLLIKFVAKLSPVKFFKGIAPAQYVAFTTQSSVGTIPVTLRQLKEALGVDGDVASFTAGLGANVGMPACAGIWPALTAVFSVHMLGYHYGIAQYAFLILITLVVSVGTVGVPGTATITSTAVFAALGLPIELVVVFAPISTIVDMARTMTNVTGAATAAVITAATEGLVDEEVYNSDQAKHVAVNN; encoded by the coding sequence ATGAGCATTAACACAGCAGATTTTGCCGCACTAGCAGTTACAATTGTTTTGTTTGCGGTTATCTATTATTTAGATTATAAGAAAGGCGTAGACTTCGGACTTTTAACATTATTAGGAACAGTTTTTGGAATCGCAGTTGGTCTGGGATTTGGAAATCATTTTACATATGTTGAGATTTTCGGACGTATCTATACCAATGTATTGACAGCACTTGTTGTACCAATGCTGTTATTTAGTATCATCGCAAGTATCACAAATCTAAGCGAATCCATTCATTTAAAGAAAATCGGTGGAAAGTCAATCTTTTATCTGATCTTAAATACAGCGATCGCAAGTACGATTACAGTGATCGCAGCAGTCATCTTAAAAGTCGGTGATGGATTTGCTTACAAAGTAGCTGATGGATATCAGAAAGTGGAAGTTCCATCTGTTGTTGATACGATCGTAAACTTATTCCCAAGCAACTTCGCAACAAACTGGAGTGAAGGACAGATCATTCCGATCGTCGTATTTGCGATCATTATTGCATTATCTTACAATGCAATTTCCAAAGAAAATGAATCCGTAAAACCATTTAAAGCATTTATTGATGCAGGAAATCAGGTGATCGGACAGGCAATTGACTGGATCATTGGATTTACACCATATGCAGTATTATCTTTCTTGGCAAGAGCCGTTGGAAGAAGCAGTGTCACGGAATTGCTGCCATTATTAAGTACATTAGTTTTATCTTATATCTTATGTGCAGTTCAGGCATTTGGAGTAGAAGGATTATTAATTAAATTTGTAGCAAAATTAAGTCCTGTTAAATTCTTTAAAGGAATCGCACCAGCTCAGTATGTAGCATTTACGACACAAAGCAGTGTTGGTACGATTCCGGTTACATTAAGACAGTTAAAAGAAGCACTTGGAGTTGATGGAGATGTAGCATCATTTACGGCAGGTCTTGGAGCCAATGTTGGAATGCCAGCATGTGCAGGAATCTGGCCAGCATTAACAGCGGTATTTAGTGTTCATATGTTAGGATATCATTACGGAATTGCACAGTATGCATTTCTGATCCTGATCACATTAGTAGTATCTGTTGGAACAGTCGGGGTTCCAGGAACAGCGACGATCACATCAACAGCTGTATTTGCAGCACTTGGCTTACCAATCGAATTAGTTGTCGTATTTGCACCAATCTCAACGATCGTTGACATGGCAAGAACAATGACAAATGTAACAGGAGCAGCAACAGCAGCCGTTATCACAGCAGCAACAGAAGGTCTGGTTGATGAAGAAGTTTACAATTCAGATCAGGCAAAACATGTTGCAGTAAACAACTAG
- a CDS encoding ABC transporter ATP-binding protein: MSKRPEKTINKNTAKTAKRLLKYVTDTYKLQFILVFVCIFISAAASVSVSLSLKFMLDDFILPLVGQSNPDFTNFYHAMIVLGCIFAAGVIATFIYTRMMVFIGQGVLKRVRDDMFEHMQTLPIRYFDQNTNGSIMSLYTNDTDTLRQMISQAIPQALMSFFTIIVTFISMLVLSPILTILAVVVIGIMITVTKAIGGNSGKYFIRQQKSLADVTGFIEERMNGQRVVKVFNHERKSEEEFDKLNESLFESAANANKYANIMGPVVGNIGNLQFVLTAVLGGVLAIEGIGGITLGVMASYLQFTKSFTQPFMQVAQQFNSIVMALAGAERIFALIDEEPETDEGYVRLVNAKKDENGNIIECEERTGMWAWKHPHSADGSVTYTELTGDVRFEDVTFGYNEDKTILHDISLFAKPGQKLAFVGSTGAGKTTITNLINRFYDIQDGKIRYDGINIKKIKKDDLRRSLGIVLQDTHLFTGTIKDNIRYGNLGVTDEQIYEAAKLAHADQFIKMLPDGYDTVISGDGEGLSQGQRQLLSIARAAVANPPVLILDEATSSIDTRTESIVQRGMDNLMKGRTVFVIAHRLSTIRNSDAIIVLEHGKIIERGDHEDLIKNKGTYYQLYTGKLELS, translated from the coding sequence ATGAGTAAAAGACCAGAAAAGACGATCAACAAAAATACGGCGAAGACAGCAAAACGTCTTTTAAAATATGTAACAGATACTTATAAATTACAGTTTATTCTCGTGTTTGTCTGCATTTTCATCAGTGCAGCAGCTTCTGTATCTGTATCTTTATCATTGAAATTTATGCTCGATGACTTCATCCTGCCTTTGGTTGGACAGAGCAATCCAGATTTCACAAATTTTTACCACGCAATGATCGTCCTTGGATGCATCTTTGCAGCAGGTGTCATTGCAACATTTATTTATACAAGGATGATGGTATTTATCGGACAAGGAGTCCTAAAACGTGTCAGAGACGATATGTTTGAACATATGCAGACATTACCGATCCGTTATTTCGACCAGAATACAAATGGTTCGATCATGAGTTTATACACAAATGATACGGACACATTAAGACAGATGATCAGCCAGGCAATTCCTCAGGCATTGATGTCATTTTTCACGATCATTGTAACATTTATTTCTATGTTAGTATTAAGTCCGATTTTAACGATTCTTGCAGTTGTTGTTATCGGAATCATGATCACGGTGACAAAAGCGATTGGCGGAAACAGCGGAAAATACTTTATCCGCCAGCAAAAATCATTAGCCGATGTGACAGGATTTATCGAAGAGAGAATGAATGGACAGAGAGTTGTCAAAGTCTTTAACCACGAACGTAAATCAGAAGAAGAATTTGACAAGTTAAACGAATCTCTGTTTGAAAGTGCTGCAAATGCCAACAAATATGCAAATATCATGGGTCCAGTTGTAGGTAATATCGGAAACCTTCAATTTGTATTAACAGCGGTATTAGGTGGTGTGTTAGCTATTGAAGGTATTGGAGGGATCACATTAGGTGTCATGGCATCATACCTTCAGTTTACAAAGAGTTTCACACAGCCATTTATGCAGGTCGCACAGCAGTTTAACTCTATTGTAATGGCACTTGCAGGTGCAGAAAGGATCTTTGCCCTGATCGATGAAGAACCTGAGACAGATGAGGGATATGTAAGATTAGTAAATGCGAAGAAAGATGAAAATGGAAACATTATCGAATGTGAAGAAAGAACAGGAATGTGGGCATGGAAACATCCACACTCTGCAGATGGGTCTGTAACATATACAGAATTAACTGGAGATGTAAGATTTGAAGATGTAACGTTTGGCTACAACGAAGATAAAACCATCCTTCATGACATTAGTCTGTTCGCAAAACCAGGACAGAAGCTAGCATTTGTAGGATCCACAGGAGCCGGAAAAACAACGATCACAAACCTGATCAACCGCTTCTATGACATTCAGGATGGTAAGATTCGTTACGATGGAATCAACATCAAGAAGATCAAAAAAGACGACTTAAGACGTTCCTTAGGAATTGTATTACAGGATACACACCTGTTTACAGGAACGATCAAAGACAATATCCGCTACGGAAATTTAGGGGTAACCGACGAACAGATCTACGAAGCGGCCAAATTAGCACACGCAGACCAGTTCATCAAAATGCTTCCAGATGGTTACGACACCGTGATCAGCGGAGACGGAGAAGGATTATCTCAAGGACAGAGACAGTTACTATCCATCGCCAGAGCAGCCGTAGCCAACCCACCAGTACTGATCTTAGATGAAGCAACATCAAGTATTGATACAAGAACAGAAAGCATTGTACAGCGAGGAATGGATAACCTGATGAAAGGTAGAACTGTATTTGTAATCGCCCATCGACTATCTACGATCCGAAATAGTGATGCGATCATTGTACTTGAACATGGTAAGATCATTGAACGTGGAGATCATGAAGATCTTATTAAGAATAAAGGAACCTACTATCAATTATATACTGGTAAGTTGGAATTATCTTAA
- a CDS encoding ABC transporter ATP-binding protein: MNKTLLKSVREYKKQSILAPILVILEVLMEVLIPMEMANIIDIGMTSGDLHYIIQRGVILVVMAMLSLFFGISAGNMAAVAGAGYAKNLRHDIFYKVQEFSFKNIDHFATSGLVTRMTTDITNIQMAYMMSIRLLARAPIMIILSWVMTLKYSVKVALLFLIVIPLLGGTLIFIAKKAHPHFIKVFDEYDILNNSVQENVNASRVVKAFVREDYEIDKFHGISKYVYTLFTKAEKIVAWNSPVMQFTMYVVILLLVAIGGTGIIHGTMGTGELTSIIVYALQIIGSLMMVTFVFVMIMIAEASTDRITEVLEEVPEMQDKVDAVTEVKDGEIIFDHVNFSYAGEGGNLSLKDVDLHIRSGQTIGIIGGTGSAKSTLVQLIPRLYDVTEGCVKVGGIDVRDYNLEALRDQVSMVLQKNVLFTGTIYDNIRWGDENASDEEVQRMCKLAQADGFVNEFPAGYNTQIVQGGNNVSGGQKQRLCIARALLKKPKILILDDSTSAVDTKTDALIRKAFREEIPNTTKIIIAQRVSSIEDADQIIVLDDGKIMGVGTSEELLKTNDIYREVYESQVKGGEDDE; encoded by the coding sequence ATGAATAAGACCCTATTAAAATCAGTCCGAGAATACAAAAAACAATCCATACTTGCTCCAATCCTGGTAATTCTTGAGGTACTGATGGAAGTTTTGATTCCGATGGAGATGGCAAATATCATTGATATCGGAATGACAAGCGGAGATTTACATTATATTATCCAGCGAGGAGTGATCCTAGTTGTTATGGCAATGTTATCCCTGTTTTTCGGGATTTCAGCTGGAAATATGGCAGCCGTTGCAGGTGCTGGATATGCAAAGAACTTAAGACACGATATATTCTACAAAGTGCAGGAGTTCTCATTTAAGAATATCGACCACTTTGCAACATCAGGACTTGTCACACGTATGACAACAGATATTACAAATATCCAGATGGCCTATATGATGAGTATTCGACTACTTGCCAGAGCACCGATCATGATCATTTTATCATGGGTAATGACATTAAAGTACAGTGTGAAAGTAGCATTATTATTTTTGATCGTGATTCCATTACTAGGAGGAACATTGATCTTTATTGCGAAAAAAGCACATCCACACTTTATCAAAGTATTTGATGAATATGATATCTTAAATAATTCTGTACAGGAAAATGTAAACGCATCCCGTGTGGTAAAAGCATTTGTACGTGAAGATTATGAAATCGATAAATTCCACGGAATTTCCAAGTATGTATATACACTGTTTACAAAAGCAGAAAAGATCGTTGCATGGAACTCACCAGTTATGCAGTTTACAATGTATGTTGTTATACTTCTGCTTGTAGCGATTGGTGGAACAGGGATCATCCATGGAACAATGGGAACTGGAGAATTAACAAGTATCATCGTATACGCATTACAGATCATTGGTTCTCTGATGATGGTAACCTTCGTATTCGTAATGATCATGATCGCAGAAGCATCTACAGACCGTATTACAGAAGTTTTGGAAGAAGTACCAGAAATGCAGGATAAAGTAGATGCAGTAACAGAAGTGAAAGACGGAGAGATCATCTTTGATCATGTAAACTTCAGTTATGCAGGAGAAGGTGGAAATCTTTCCTTAAAAGATGTTGATCTTCATATCAGATCCGGACAGACAATCGGAATCATCGGTGGAACAGGTAGTGCAAAATCTACATTAGTACAGTTGATTCCAAGACTTTACGATGTTACAGAAGGATGTGTCAAAGTCGGCGGCATTGATGTCCGTGATTACAACTTAGAAGCATTAAGAGACCAGGTATCCATGGTACTCCAGAAGAATGTATTATTTACAGGAACAATTTACGATAATATCCGTTGGGGAGATGAAAATGCATCCGATGAAGAAGTTCAGAGAATGTGTAAATTAGCACAGGCAGACGGGTTTGTAAATGAATTTCCAGCTGGATACAATACACAGATCGTACAGGGTGGAAACAATGTTTCTGGTGGACAGAAACAGAGATTGTGTATCGCAAGAGCGTTATTAAAGAAACCAAAGATCTTGATCTTAGATGATTCCACAAGTGCGGTTGATACAAAGACAGATGCATTGATCCGTAAGGCATTCCGTGAAGAAATTCCGAATACAACAAAGATCATCATCGCACAGAGAGTATCTTCCATCGAAGATGCAGACCAGATCATCGTATTAGATGATGGAAAGATCATGGGTGTTGGAACATCCGAAGAATTATTAAAGACAAATGATATTTACAGAGAAGTCTATGAATCACAGGTGAAAGGGGGAGAAGACGATGAGTAA
- a CDS encoding MarR family winged helix-turn-helix transcriptional regulator, producing MQDINDKINNMHMGKLIHMLSHEMKRNQPIDKVIKADLTIMQKHILKFILLETMHKDLYQKDIEEEFQIRKSTVTGYVQLMEKNGYLTRESVKGDARKKRLVPTEKAEGLRQAILEDIKLSEKRMEKGIPEEDVITCKHVLYQVLQNLIEKHKEEGKKDE from the coding sequence ATGCAGGATATAAATGATAAGATCAATAACATGCACATGGGAAAACTGATCCATATGTTATCACATGAGATGAAGAGGAATCAGCCAATTGATAAAGTGATCAAGGCTGATCTTACCATCATGCAGAAACATATTTTAAAGTTTATTTTATTAGAAACAATGCATAAAGATCTTTATCAAAAAGACATTGAAGAAGAATTTCAGATCCGCAAATCAACTGTGACAGGATATGTACAGTTGATGGAGAAGAATGGATATCTGACAAGAGAAAGTGTCAAAGGAGATGCTAGAAAGAAGCGGCTGGTACCAACAGAGAAAGCCGAAGGATTAAGACAGGCAATCTTGGAAGATATTAAGCTTAGTGAAAAAAGAATGGAAAAAGGCATTCCTGAGGAAGATGTCATAACATGCAAACATGTTTTATATCAGGTATTACAAAATCTTATAGAAAAACACAAGGAGGAAGGAAAGAAAGATGAATAA
- the bioB gene encoding biotin synthase BioB, with translation MNSEQNLTREEAIAILNTPDEQLNELIEHAGALRKKYKGNHVSIHLLTNARSGNCSQNCAYCAQSCRSHADIEKYKWVDDEKLYGDNTFVHDHKLSRHCIGLSGMKFSDDEIEELASKIRKMKEEGTHLCCSIGFLTKKQALMLKEAGLDRINHNLNTSRSNYPNICTTHTYEQRVNNIHMLQDLGFEICSGGIIGMGESKEDVVDMLLDLKEINPEALPINFLIPIKGTPLQDKDTSNLTPEYCLKVLCLARLLVPTSDIRCAAGREIYFKGREKELLTVVNSIFASGYLTADGQGIQDTIKTITDAGFTCEVESD, from the coding sequence ATGAATTCAGAACAAAATTTAACCCGTGAAGAAGCCATCGCGATCTTAAATACACCTGATGAACAATTAAATGAACTGATCGAACATGCCGGAGCACTTCGTAAAAAATATAAAGGGAACCATGTAAGCATTCATCTTTTAACAAACGCCAGAAGCGGAAACTGCTCCCAGAACTGTGCTTACTGCGCACAATCCTGTCGTTCCCATGCAGATATTGAAAAATATAAATGGGTCGATGATGAAAAATTATATGGAGATAACACATTTGTCCATGATCATAAACTTTCCCGTCATTGTATCGGATTAAGCGGTATGAAATTCAGCGATGATGAGATTGAAGAACTTGCTTCTAAAATTCGTAAGATGAAAGAAGAGGGTACACATTTATGCTGCTCTATCGGATTTTTAACAAAGAAACAGGCCTTAATGTTAAAAGAAGCTGGATTAGACCGTATCAACCATAACTTAAATACAAGCCGTTCCAATTATCCAAATATCTGCACAACACATACATACGAACAGCGTGTAAACAACATTCATATGTTACAGGACCTTGGATTTGAAATCTGCAGCGGTGGTATCATTGGTATGGGTGAGAGTAAGGAAGATGTTGTTGATATGTTATTGGATCTGAAAGAAATCAATCCAGAAGCACTTCCGATCAACTTCTTAATTCCGATCAAAGGAACACCTCTGCAGGATAAAGATACTTCAAATTTGACACCAGAATACTGCCTGAAAGTATTATGTCTGGCAAGATTACTGGTTCCAACATCTGATATCCGCTGTGCCGCTGGACGTGAAATTTATTTTAAAGGAAGGGAAAAGGAATTATTGACCGTTGTAAATTCTATCTTTGCTTCAGGATATCTGACTGCAGATGGACAGGGAATTCAAGATACGATCAAGACGATCACGGATGCTGGATTTACATGCGAAGTAGAATCTGATTAA
- a CDS encoding YgjV family protein has protein sequence MSTALMIEIFGYIGCIFVIISMLMTSVVKLRVINTVGSSISAVYAMIGHSYPLAVVNASLVVINIYNLIKLSKADGNHYDMIRGNKEDSYLTYFIKHYKEDMKKYFLENTLELSAADTIYTVCCEGVPAGVLAGKKEGDALEISFDYTTPTYRDCSAGRFLYAKLAEEGYKKFICKEVTEGHKSYLEKMGFVKENGVYVKNA, from the coding sequence ATGAGTACAGCATTAATGATTGAGATTTTTGGATATATCGGATGCATTTTTGTTATCATTTCTATGCTGATGACATCCGTAGTAAAACTAAGAGTGATCAATACGGTCGGTAGCTCTATATCTGCAGTCTATGCAATGATCGGACATTCCTACCCATTGGCGGTGGTCAATGCCAGCCTTGTGGTGATCAATATTTATAATTTGATCAAGTTAAGTAAAGCAGATGGAAATCACTATGATATGATTCGTGGGAACAAAGAAGATTCCTACTTAACATATTTTATAAAACACTATAAAGAAGATATGAAAAAATACTTCTTAGAGAACACCTTGGAGCTTTCAGCAGCAGATACAATATATACAGTCTGCTGCGAGGGGGTTCCAGCCGGAGTATTAGCGGGAAAGAAAGAAGGAGATGCGTTAGAGATCAGCTTTGACTACACAACACCAACCTACAGAGACTGTTCCGCAGGACGTTTCCTTTATGCGAAATTAGCAGAAGAGGGATATAAGAAATTTATCTGTAAGGAAGTGACAGAAGGACATAAAAGTTATCTTGAAAAAATGGGATTTGTGAAAGAAAACGGCGTTTATGTAAAGAACGCATAG
- a CDS encoding Crp/Fnr family transcriptional regulator: METKQQFLEEINKVKGSKRDYLNKLFQYVLEAVIRAAVHKNVKKDEFIIRAGEPCDTVYIILKGDVAGVDYQKLGKVYYFMDFAKMYIVGDFEIFSEDTNYNVSICASKDSELLAIPASIYWKWIKHDENALLLRIKNIMTILTSEKASDRKYMFMSCKSVL, encoded by the coding sequence ATGGAGACGAAACAGCAATTTTTGGAGGAAATCAATAAAGTCAAAGGAAGCAAAAGAGATTACTTAAATAAGTTATTTCAATATGTATTAGAAGCAGTCATCCGGGCGGCGGTACATAAAAATGTAAAAAAAGATGAGTTTATTATTCGAGCAGGAGAGCCATGCGATACTGTCTATATCATCTTAAAAGGCGATGTTGCAGGGGTAGATTATCAAAAATTAGGAAAAGTATATTATTTTATGGATTTCGCAAAGATGTATATTGTAGGAGATTTTGAAATTTTTTCCGAAGATACAAATTATAATGTTTCCATCTGTGCATCTAAAGATAGTGAGCTGTTAGCAATTCCAGCATCGATCTACTGGAAATGGATCAAACATGATGAAAATGCATTGCTGTTAAGAATAAAAAATATAATGACCATTTTGACATCAGAAAAAGCAAGTGATCGAAAATATATGTTTATGAGTTGCAAATCCGTTCTATGA